In Bacillus alveayuensis, one DNA window encodes the following:
- a CDS encoding UDP-N-acetylglucosamine:LPS N-acetylglucosamine transferase (product_source=COG0707; cath_funfam=3.40.50.2000; cog=COG0707; pfam=PF06925; superfamily=53756) produces the protein MKRVLLMPFLHIPTGHHHVADTIINELQDFPCQTKKIDIFSYRSNVLESISTFIYLKWIQSFPKSYSFVYRRMACRKTENRKNYKLYEMFYLQAMKDIIEHHAPHIVFCTHALPSYMLNKMKHQYPSMKIVNVYTDYFVNEIWGIHKIDFHLAPCMEVKKDLISLGVQEEKIYVTGIPIHRTYFHKSVSSPSFYHRVLIMGGTLGVGNIKKFIQHLKPKGRIKYFVLCGRNQALYKYIHNLHNPYITPLPFIREKSAMNDLYTSVSAVITKPGGVTISECIEKRVPIFVFDTLPGQEEINFQKLKKEGIVVPLTNWNMIDVENELLKFLNNEMVLKQYQEKLNEFQSSRSHNLKDFLDMVMNGC, from the coding sequence ATGAAACGTGTGTTATTAATGCCATTTCTTCATATCCCAACAGGTCATCATCATGTGGCAGATACTATTATAAATGAGCTTCAAGATTTTCCTTGCCAGACAAAAAAAATAGATATTTTTTCCTATCGTTCGAATGTTTTAGAATCGATTTCTACATTTATTTATTTAAAATGGATTCAGTCTTTTCCCAAAAGCTATAGCTTTGTTTATCGACGAATGGCTTGTCGAAAAACAGAAAACCGCAAGAACTATAAATTATATGAAATGTTTTATCTTCAAGCGATGAAAGATATCATTGAACATCACGCCCCCCACATTGTTTTTTGCACTCATGCTTTACCATCTTACATGTTAAACAAAATGAAACATCAATATCCTTCAATGAAAATTGTTAACGTCTATACAGATTATTTTGTCAATGAGATTTGGGGGATTCACAAGATCGATTTTCATTTAGCTCCTTGTATGGAGGTAAAAAAGGATCTTATTTCTTTAGGTGTTCAAGAAGAAAAAATATATGTAACAGGCATTCCGATTCATCGTACGTATTTTCATAAAAGTGTTTCTTCTCCTTCTTTTTATCATAGAGTGCTCATAATGGGGGGGACACTAGGTGTTGGAAATATAAAAAAATTCATTCAACATCTAAAACCAAAAGGAAGAATAAAATATTTTGTTTTATGCGGCCGTAATCAAGCGTTATATAAATATATACATAATCTACACAATCCTTATATCACACCACTTCCATTTATTCGTGAAAAGTCCGCTATGAATGATCTTTATACCTCTGTTTCAGCAGTTATTACAAAACCTGGTGGGGTAACGATATCGGAGTGTATAGAAAAACGAGTTCCTATTTTTGTTTTTGACACCTTACCTGGGCAAGAAGAGATAAACTTCCAAAAATTAAAAAAGGAAGGGATCGTTGTACCACTGACAAATTGGAATATGATTGATGTTGAAAATGAATTATTAAAATTTTTAAATAATGAAATGGTTCTCAAACAATATCAAGAAAAGCTTAACGAATTCCAATCAAGTCGTTCACACAATCTCAAGGATTTTTTAGATATGGTGATGAATGGTTGCTGA
- a CDS encoding hypothetical protein (product_source=Hypo-rule applied; cath_funfam=1.20.900.10; pfam=PF11155; superfamily=158430) — protein sequence MQFYYGTQMPLRVLDECEFWKQQEEEHTVVIRELVKGLESTYVNQLKEWEKVLLQTYQQVVQFIETVIRSNGVFSQALYRDLMQLVAVCLQQSKQFIDFLNGLLEKSEPIKNNPTAIVVIKHIIRESEYFIGIAQTILYIQNAKY from the coding sequence GTGCAGTTTTACTACGGAACCCAAATGCCTTTAAGAGTATTAGATGAATGTGAGTTTTGGAAACAACAAGAAGAAGAACATACGGTTGTCATACGGGAGCTCGTAAAAGGGCTAGAATCAACATATGTTAATCAACTAAAAGAATGGGAAAAAGTTCTTTTGCAAACGTATCAACAGGTTGTCCAATTTATCGAAACAGTCATTCGTTCAAATGGAGTGTTTTCTCAAGCTCTTTATCGAGATTTAATGCAGCTTGTAGCAGTATGTTTACAACAAAGTAAACAGTTTATCGATTTTTTGAACGGATTATTGGAAAAAAGTGAGCCTATTAAAAATAATCCAACTGCTATAGTTGTTATAAAGCATATTATACGTGAATCAGAATACTTCATCGGAATTGCTCAAACAATCTTGTATATACAAAATGCAAAATATTAA
- a CDS encoding truncated hemoglobin YjbI (product_source=COG2346; cath_funfam=1.10.490.10; cog=COG2346; superfamily=47240) has product MPNQMNQQNQMNPNPMQSQGQLTHLELENLRHLIGDHGTVANKLDAYAQACQDPQLKQIFQRDAQQARASQQKLMGFLH; this is encoded by the coding sequence ATGCCAAACCAAATGAATCAACAAAATCAAATGAACCCAAATCCGATGCAGTCGCAAGGACAACTAACACATCTAGAACTTGAAAATTTGCGACATTTAATTGGCGATCATGGGACTGTAGCAAATAAATTAGATGCATATGCCCAAGCTTGCCAAGATCCTCAATTAAAACAAATTTTCCAGCGTGATGCACAACAAGCACGAGCAAGTCAACAAAAATTAATGGGATTTTTACACTAA
- a CDS encoding spore coat protein CotF (product_source=COG5577; cog=COG5577; pfam=PF07875), which translates to MIQFNEKDMVNDYLEAINASLTEYSNYIAHADNEQLRQTLIQLRNADEVRQRTIYQYAIQKGYYQPASPANPNEIQQIKSQLSQPQ; encoded by the coding sequence ATGATTCAATTCAATGAAAAAGATATGGTTAATGATTATTTGGAGGCTATAAATGCAAGCTTAACAGAATATTCTAATTACATCGCACATGCCGATAATGAACAGCTTCGTCAAACATTAATTCAACTTCGTAATGCTGATGAAGTAAGGCAGAGAACGATCTATCAATATGCAATCCAAAAGGGTTATTATCAACCTGCATCTCCAGCAAATCCAAATGAAATCCAACAAATTAAATCGCAGTTAAGTCAACCGCAATAA
- a CDS encoding small acid-soluble spore protein B (major beta-type SASP) (product_source=KO:K06419; ko=KO:K06419; pfam=PF00269): MPQQQQNRSNNTNQLLVPGAQQAIDQMKYEIANEFGVNLGPETTSRANGSVGGEITKRLVAMAQQQMGGYQQQ, encoded by the coding sequence ATGCCACAACAACAACAAAATCGTAGCAACAACACAAACCAACTTCTTGTTCCAGGTGCTCAACAAGCAATCGATCAAATGAAGTATGAAATTGCAAATGAATTTGGTGTAAATCTTGGACCTGAAACAACATCTCGTGCAAACGGTTCTGTTGGAGGAGAAATTACAAAACGCTTAGTTGCTATGGCTCAGCAACAAATGGGCGGTTACCAACAACAATAA
- a CDS encoding broad-specificity NMP kinase (product_source=COG1936; cath_funfam=2.10.110.10; cog=COG1936; smart=SM00661; superfamily=161187): MSICPLCNGLKELKMVCPECQNVIKDNGKATDYFDDYSAYMDIDIMKLFDGLPQSLEKHQCVHFIYCSNCGYEQYYIVKE; this comes from the coding sequence ATGTCAATTTGTCCACTATGTAATGGATTGAAAGAATTGAAAATGGTATGCCCTGAATGTCAAAATGTGATAAAAGACAATGGAAAGGCAACAGATTATTTTGATGATTATAGTGCCTATATGGATATTGATATCATGAAGCTATTTGATGGCCTTCCACAATCATTAGAAAAGCATCAATGTGTTCACTTCATTTATTGTTCAAATTGTGGTTATGAACAGTATTATATAGTCAAGGAATAA
- a CDS encoding multiple sugar transport system ATP-binding protein (product_source=KO:K10112; cath_funfam=2.40.50.100,3.40.50.300; cog=COG3839; ko=KO:K10112; pfam=PF00005,PF08402; smart=SM00382; superfamily=50331,52540), translating into MAELRLEHIYKFYDNNVTAVKDFNLHIKDKEFIVFVGPSGCGKSTTLRMIAGLEEISKGDLYIDGKRMNDVAPKDRDIAMVFQNYALYPHMNVYDNMAFGLKLRKFPKDEIDRRVKEAARILGLEQYLDRKPKALSGGQRQRVALGRAIVRDAKVFLMDEPLSNLDAKLRVQMRAEISKLHQRLQTTTIYVTHDQTEAMTMATRLVVMKDGVIQQVGAPKDVYEKPENVFVGGFIGSPAMNFFKGKISDGKFHIGPTSLEIPEGKMKYLREQGYTNKEVILGIRPEDIHDELVFIESSKGSTVKANIEVAELMGSEIMLYSQIEGQEFVARVDSRSDIRRGDEVQLAFDMNKAHFFDQETEVRIRPKSEERVAQIV; encoded by the coding sequence ATGGCTGAACTTCGCTTAGAGCATATTTATAAATTTTATGACAACAATGTAACAGCAGTGAAAGACTTTAACCTTCATATTAAAGATAAGGAGTTTATTGTCTTTGTTGGTCCTTCAGGTTGTGGTAAATCAACAACACTTCGTATGATTGCTGGACTTGAAGAAATTTCAAAAGGGGATTTGTACATTGATGGAAAACGCATGAATGATGTAGCTCCAAAAGATCGAGACATTGCAATGGTTTTCCAAAACTATGCTCTTTATCCTCATATGAATGTTTATGACAATATGGCTTTTGGTTTAAAGCTTCGTAAATTCCCAAAGGACGAAATTGATCGCCGTGTAAAAGAAGCAGCTCGTATCTTAGGCCTCGAGCAATACTTAGATCGTAAACCAAAAGCATTATCAGGTGGACAACGTCAACGTGTTGCATTAGGGCGTGCAATCGTTCGTGATGCAAAAGTATTCTTAATGGACGAACCATTATCAAACCTTGATGCCAAATTACGTGTACAAATGCGTGCCGAAATCTCCAAACTTCACCAACGCCTCCAAACAACAACCATTTACGTAACACACGACCAAACAGAAGCGATGACAATGGCTACTCGATTAGTTGTCATGAAAGACGGTGTCATTCAACAAGTAGGTGCTCCAAAAGATGTTTATGAAAAGCCTGAAAATGTCTTCGTTGGTGGATTTATCGGTTCACCTGCTATGAATTTCTTTAAAGGAAAAATTTCTGACGGCAAATTCCATATTGGTCCAACATCACTTGAAATTCCAGAAGGAAAAATGAAATATTTACGTGAACAAGGCTATACAAATAAAGAAGTCATTTTAGGAATTCGTCCTGAAGATATTCATGATGAACTCGTATTTATTGAATCATCAAAAGGCTCAACAGTGAAAGCAAACATTGAAGTTGCTGAATTAATGGGATCTGAAATTATGCTTTACTCTCAAATTGAAGGACAAGAATTTGTTGCACGTGTAGATTCACGTTCTGATATTAGACGTGGAGATGAAGTACAACTTGCATTTGATATGAATAAAGCACACTTCTTCGATCAAGAAACAGAAGTACGTATTCGTCCAAAAAGTGAGGAGAGGGTAGCGCAAATCGTCTAA
- a CDS encoding DNA-binding PucR family transcriptional regulator (product_source=COG2508; cog=COG2508; pfam=PF13556; superfamily=46689) has product MLEKLALLYKNDLTTNDQEQSNDYLWLQTENGQIFGIHRSRLTEKEEQLLQTLFEPLKRDEDDYYGKWYQYIYKNKLLPESISNVRFYYFYSNRAIEEREIFSEIVSGVISKPSIVWLSSQHGWIVDESPSSTVQIDDLVQLVESVTSDFYIQLKMFIGQLHQVNQSIKNKIQQEIKYIQKFQETLSLKNKVFTFSDVLAFHFVTCDKPFSNEFLSDFLISAFRDHELIQTIKQYIECNLNVTQTAKKMFMHRNSVQYRIDKFIELTGIDIRQFKEAFTVYLLILFDEFQS; this is encoded by the coding sequence ATGTTAGAAAAACTAGCATTACTTTATAAAAATGACTTAACAACGAATGACCAAGAACAATCAAACGATTATCTTTGGCTTCAAACAGAAAATGGACAAATATTTGGCATCCATCGTTCTCGATTAACAGAGAAGGAAGAACAACTATTACAGACCCTTTTTGAACCATTGAAACGAGATGAGGACGATTATTACGGAAAATGGTATCAATATATTTATAAAAATAAGCTCCTTCCAGAATCAATTTCAAATGTACGATTTTATTATTTTTACTCAAACAGAGCTATTGAAGAAAGAGAAATCTTTTCAGAAATTGTTTCAGGAGTTATCTCCAAGCCTTCTATCGTTTGGTTAAGTAGCCAACACGGGTGGATCGTAGATGAAAGCCCTTCCAGTACAGTTCAAATAGATGACCTTGTTCAATTGGTTGAGTCTGTAACATCTGATTTTTATATCCAATTAAAAATGTTCATTGGACAATTACATCAAGTAAATCAATCAATAAAAAATAAAATTCAGCAAGAAATAAAGTACATACAAAAATTTCAAGAAACGTTATCTTTAAAAAATAAAGTTTTTACTTTTTCTGATGTGTTAGCATTTCATTTTGTAACTTGTGACAAGCCCTTTTCAAATGAATTTTTATCCGATTTTCTGATCTCAGCGTTTCGGGATCACGAACTTATTCAAACTATTAAACAGTATATCGAATGTAACTTAAACGTTACACAGACAGCAAAAAAAATGTTTATGCATCGGAATAGTGTTCAATATCGAATTGATAAATTTATTGAGTTAACAGGAATTGATATTAGGCAATTTAAAGAAGCGTTCACCGTTTATTTGTTAATATTATTTGATGAATTTCAATCATAA
- a CDS encoding hypothetical protein (product_source=Hypo-rule applied; cath_funfam=2.40.10.10) translates to MDKKKNETNDCLYEGRDQAYLDIDRMINEGLSGGSVHYRYEMTNIEEARDLEKEEPPYECES, encoded by the coding sequence ATGGACAAAAAGAAGAATGAAACAAATGATTGTCTTTATGAAGGACGTGATCAAGCGTATTTAGACATTGATCGTATGATTAATGAAGGTCTTTCTGGCGGATCTGTTCATTATCGTTATGAAATGACCAATATTGAAGAAGCACGTGATTTAGAAAAAGAAGAACCACCTTATGAATGTGAATCATGA
- a CDS encoding hypothetical protein (product_source=Hypo-rule applied; superfamily=54060), with product MITHFQYKPLVKQTTLPGWRISFFFNGIHYNAIYHSNGEIEWGHVLPPKEQESKIKEQIHELMLFHIYE from the coding sequence ATGATTACACATTTCCAATATAAGCCATTAGTGAAACAAACGACATTACCAGGTTGGCGCATTTCATTCTTTTTTAATGGTATCCATTACAATGCCATTTATCATTCAAACGGAGAAATCGAATGGGGACACGTTTTACCACCAAAAGAACAAGAAAGCAAAATAAAGGAACAGATTCACGAACTCATGCTGTTTCATATATACGAATAA
- a CDS encoding glutathione synthase/RimK-type ligase-like ATP-grasp enzyme (product_source=COG0189; cath_funfam=3.30.1490.20; cog=COG0189; pfam=PF14398; superfamily=56059): MKKYNLLVGILAASSPTNQLFIGNVYLFKQIQLQLLKRNGFSFVFTPQDVHKKEINGVYYDPIKNRWLKTLFPLPHIIYNRYPFREDEHKIQRLLKKMESFQIPYFNRSFFNKWTIYKQLSTNRTLKPFIPISSFIETEKDVFSFLNKFHRAYLKPVSSSQGKGILKITQNSSQTYNLYTKNRSFENVLKEELWNKMQLLMINTPYFIQEEIQSDDVNGMKYDLRILVHLNQTTYEPTGIGVRAIEKNYITTHVPNGGQILPFQLVESRIQRDQVDLICNEIGHTLTYHHGVIGEFSLDVAVSKNGKLYVFEVNSKPMKFDEKKIFQKGLARLTNLFYQLGYHEKVQS; the protein is encoded by the coding sequence ATGAAAAAGTATAACTTGCTTGTAGGAATTTTAGCCGCTTCAAGTCCAACCAATCAGCTTTTTATAGGAAATGTGTATTTATTTAAACAGATACAATTGCAATTACTCAAACGGAATGGTTTTAGCTTTGTATTTACACCACAAGATGTACACAAAAAGGAAATTAATGGCGTTTATTACGACCCTATAAAAAATCGCTGGCTAAAAACGTTGTTTCCCCTTCCACATATCATTTATAACCGTTATCCATTTCGAGAAGACGAACATAAAATACAACGATTGCTAAAAAAGATGGAATCCTTTCAAATTCCTTATTTTAATCGTTCTTTTTTTAACAAATGGACCATTTACAAACAATTATCCACGAATCGTACATTAAAGCCTTTTATTCCAATCTCTTCATTCATTGAAACAGAAAAAGATGTTTTTTCATTTTTAAACAAATTCCATCGTGCTTATTTAAAGCCTGTATCAAGCAGCCAAGGTAAAGGCATTTTGAAAATAACGCAAAATTCTTCACAAACCTATAATCTATATACAAAAAATCGATCCTTCGAAAACGTATTAAAAGAAGAATTATGGAATAAAATGCAGTTACTGATGATCAATACACCATATTTCATTCAGGAAGAAATACAATCAGATGACGTGAACGGAATGAAATATGATTTACGAATTCTTGTCCATCTCAACCAAACAACATACGAGCCAACGGGGATTGGTGTTCGAGCTATAGAAAAGAACTATATTACGACACATGTTCCAAATGGAGGACAAATTCTCCCTTTTCAATTAGTAGAATCTCGTATTCAGCGTGATCAAGTTGACCTAATATGTAACGAAATTGGTCATACATTAACATATCATCATGGAGTCATAGGGGAATTTTCACTGGATGTTGCAGTTAGTAAAAACGGGAAATTATACGTGTTTGAAGTAAATTCAAAACCCATGAAATTTGATGAAAAAAAGATTTTTCAAAAAGGTTTAGCCCGATTAACGAATTTATTTTATCAATTAGGCTATCATGAAAAAGTTCAATCATGA
- a CDS encoding hypothetical protein (product_source=Hypo-rule applied; cath_funfam=3.30.1490.20,3.30.470.20; pfam=PF14398; superfamily=56059), producing MIYEIHIIQKLQNSVILPKQFHSNAIQTIQYGSSKEKCLCFFHEKETTTIYLSQDLAIKMHIQNGFKVKAFIHQQQLILGPLVGIFTAGFVKSLLRPIGNRSIFFSKLIESGKSLGAIVFVFGSHQINWENKTITGYTFNEQGWLKALFPFPNVIYNRLPNRKIENLHLIQHIKNRFIKENHIPLFNPGFFNKWDVFEILSKDKKTKDYLPESIYSPNKKEIMTLLNKHQSVFLKPANGSLGLGVYKLIYLKDENALYCRYIDDKNKKRLIKYPSLETFFNYTFKHRSLEHYIAQQGIKLIQCNGNPIDFRVHVNKNQSGKWIVTAMAAKVAGKGSITTHIKNGGIIRTISEIEKDMNKSTQLKKMIKKTVLTISEVLDAKMNGSIGEIGFDLGMDRSGKIWIFEANSKPGRSIFDHHALQKEDRLTREYIFEYAEYLMKKALFFLKELHYEKV from the coding sequence ATGATTTACGAAATCCATATAATCCAAAAGCTTCAAAATAGCGTTATCCTTCCTAAGCAATTTCATTCAAATGCCATTCAAACCATTCAATATGGGAGTAGTAAAGAAAAATGTCTTTGTTTTTTTCATGAAAAAGAAACCACAACAATCTATCTTTCACAAGACCTAGCCATAAAAATGCATATACAAAATGGATTTAAAGTCAAAGCATTCATTCATCAGCAGCAATTAATTTTAGGACCGTTAGTTGGAATATTTACTGCAGGTTTTGTGAAATCTCTTTTACGTCCTATCGGGAATAGGTCAATATTTTTTTCAAAATTAATTGAAAGCGGGAAATCATTAGGCGCCATTGTTTTTGTATTTGGCTCTCACCAAATCAATTGGGAGAATAAAACGATTACGGGTTATACGTTCAATGAACAAGGCTGGCTAAAAGCTCTATTCCCGTTTCCAAATGTTATCTATAACAGACTTCCGAATCGGAAAATCGAGAATCTTCATTTGATTCAACATATCAAAAATCGCTTTATAAAAGAAAATCACATTCCTCTTTTTAACCCAGGATTTTTTAATAAATGGGATGTTTTTGAAATTTTATCAAAAGATAAAAAAACGAAGGATTACCTGCCAGAAAGCATTTATTCTCCTAATAAGAAAGAAATCATGACATTGCTAAATAAACATCAAAGTGTATTTTTAAAGCCTGCCAATGGGAGCTTAGGATTAGGTGTTTATAAGTTAATCTATTTAAAAGATGAAAATGCCTTATATTGTCGATATATAGACGATAAAAATAAAAAACGCTTAATAAAATACCCATCACTGGAAACATTTTTCAACTATACCTTTAAACATCGTTCTTTAGAACATTATATCGCCCAACAAGGAATAAAGTTAATTCAATGTAACGGCAATCCCATTGATTTTAGGGTTCATGTAAACAAAAATCAATCGGGAAAATGGATTGTTACCGCAATGGCTGCTAAAGTGGCCGGAAAAGGAAGCATTACGACTCATATCAAAAATGGTGGAATCATTCGAACAATCAGTGAAATTGAAAAAGATATGAACAAGTCTACACAACTGAAAAAAATGATAAAAAAAACTGTTCTGACAATTAGTGAAGTGCTTGATGCGAAAATGAATGGATCGATCGGTGAAATTGGTTTTGATCTTGGGATGGATAGATCAGGTAAAATATGGATATTCGAAGCCAATTCAAAACCAGGCCGTTCCATTTTTGATCATCACGCCTTACAAAAAGAAGATCGATTAACGAGAGAATACATTTTTGAATACGCTGAATATTTAATGAAAAAAGCCCTCTTCTTCTTAAAGGAGCTTCATTATGAAAAAGTATAA
- a CDS encoding glutathione synthase/RimK-type ligase-like ATP-grasp enzyme (product_source=COG0189; cath_funfam=3.30.1490.20; cog=COG0189; pfam=PF14398; superfamily=56059) — protein MRTLGDKVNNFFTLGFLVQNYDHEPIYLTNIADRAKLYGIKCVMFKPEDVQFESLVAKGKTFNPFRKAWESDYFPLPPFIYDRCFYRNGIDFEKTKKLVKQLKKYGHILFLNYGLPDKWSLYCVLKNTNIKPFLPDTYLVRNSEEVAAYVKQNKCCILKPVTGAGGTGIVAVFYYKEQFLLKYIIQNKQKVRIFFQHNNMKQFMNHLLKKNAYLLQPLLPLRNKKNEPFDIRIFIQKNFIGNWVIQGIGVRVGEKNTFVSNLAKGAKVLSFNKWLKKKHLTLQDKIVKDMKQMINTLLPILDEHYSPLFEIGLDIGFDPKKEKLWILDINSKPGRKIVLQTNPSLETQLYDAPLLYAQYLFNLKLRKDGTI, from the coding sequence ATGCGTACATTAGGTGATAAAGTGAACAATTTCTTCACATTGGGATTTTTAGTACAAAACTATGACCATGAACCGATTTATTTAACGAATATCGCTGATCGTGCCAAACTTTATGGCATAAAATGTGTCATGTTTAAACCTGAAGATGTCCAGTTTGAATCTCTTGTAGCAAAAGGAAAAACCTTTAATCCTTTCAGAAAAGCTTGGGAATCAGACTATTTTCCTCTTCCACCCTTCATTTATGATCGTTGCTTTTACAGAAATGGTATTGACTTTGAAAAGACAAAAAAATTGGTTAAGCAGTTAAAAAAATATGGCCATATCCTCTTTTTGAACTACGGACTTCCGGATAAATGGTCGTTGTATTGTGTACTAAAAAATACGAACATAAAGCCATTTCTACCTGATACTTATCTAGTGAGAAATAGTGAGGAAGTCGCAGCTTATGTCAAACAAAATAAATGTTGTATTTTAAAGCCTGTTACAGGGGCAGGCGGGACAGGAATTGTTGCTGTTTTTTATTATAAAGAACAATTTTTACTAAAATACATCATACAAAACAAACAAAAGGTCCGAATATTTTTTCAACATAATAATATGAAGCAATTTATGAATCATTTGCTAAAAAAGAATGCTTACTTACTTCAACCGCTATTGCCACTACGTAATAAAAAAAACGAACCGTTTGATATTCGAATTTTTATCCAAAAAAATTTTATAGGAAACTGGGTTATACAAGGAATAGGTGTGCGAGTTGGAGAAAAAAATACTTTTGTTTCCAATTTAGCAAAAGGTGCGAAAGTATTGTCATTTAACAAATGGCTGAAGAAAAAACATTTAACTTTACAAGACAAAATAGTAAAAGATATGAAGCAAATGATCAATACCCTTTTACCGATTTTAGATGAACATTATTCTCCACTATTTGAGATTGGATTAGATATTGGCTTTGACCCAAAAAAAGAAAAGCTTTGGATTTTAGATATTAATTCAAAACCAGGAAGAAAAATAGTGTTACAAACAAATCCAAGTCTTGAAACGCAGCTTTATGATGCCCCACTATTGTATGCTCAATATTTATTCAATCTAAAGCTTCGTAAGGATGGGACAATATGA